From a region of the Calonectris borealis chromosome 2, bCalBor7.hap1.2, whole genome shotgun sequence genome:
- the LRRC72 gene encoding leucine-rich repeat-containing protein 72, with protein sequence MAAAASAISYADKFTVYCQAVEKQLKICGFKRNVDVLVLYLAGQGLRSIPSLSRFHRLRYLWINNNKIQDLTFLMKNYCLTELYLNNNELTDISGALKHLRVLQILFLHNNQLKNLGKTVKELKGMISLQTLNLFDNPLAQDPDYRLYVIYSLPSVQLLDRKSVTQRERESAFHLYNRERSCVVQSIAFGKRVNAPLETTVGSSRCIQPARRLMMPSGCEFGNHTNKVPFENPEDAVLLRAMTRSLMEFSSVDWNKVATCQERQLENKVEEPHEKLTVQFR encoded by the exons ATGGCGGCGGCGGCAAGCGCCA TATCTTACGCTGACAAATTTACTGTATACTGTCAGGCAGTAGAAAAACAGCTGAAGATCTGTGGCTTTAAGAGGAATGTGGATGTCTTAGTATTGTATCTGGCTGGACA aGGACTAAGAAGTATCCCAAGTCTGTCACGGTTTCATAGGTTAAGGTATTTGTGGATTAACAACAATAAG ATCCAAGATTTAACTTTCTTGATGAAAAACTATTGCTTGACTGAACTCTATCTCAACAATAATGAACTTACAGATATATCAG gtGCTCTGAAACACTTACGTGTGTTACAGATTCTGTTTCTTCACAACAACCAGTTAAAAAACCTTGGTAAAACGGTGAAGGAATTGAAAGGAATGATAAGCTTGCAGACCCTAA ACCTATTCGATAATCCTCTGGCACAAGACCCAGACTACCGGCTTTATGTGATATACTCCCTTCCTTCAGTACAGCTACTTGACAGGAAGT CAGTTACACAAAGAGAAAGGGAGTCAGCGTTTCATCTTTATAACCGCGAAAGGTCTTGTGTTGTGCAGTCAATAGCTTTTGGAAAGAGAGTAAATGCACCCCTGGAGACTACAGTGGGATCTAGCAGATGCATTCAGCCAGCCAGAAGACTGATGATGCCCTCAG GTTGTGAATTTGGAAATCACACAAATAA AGTACCATTTGAGAACCCCGAAGATGCCGTTTTATTACGGGCAATGACAAGATCTCTAATGGAATTTTCCTCTGTTGACTGGAACAAAGTAGCCACCTGTCAAGAAAGACAGCTTGAAAACAAAGTAGAAGAACCCCATGAGAAGCTGACAGTCCAATTTAGATGA